Proteins from one Heterodontus francisci isolate sHetFra1 chromosome 42, sHetFra1.hap1, whole genome shotgun sequence genomic window:
- the LOC137355302 gene encoding uncharacterized protein, translating to MGLYAGFALEQQVENFSPPSFVLNSEGAPSTSRPSPIIASTSTSSPITTPSTSISSTTKVPSTTSSTSPITAPRSTPSPKPITATSTSISSTKININIITSNSTINIITNNTTINIITSNSTINIITSNSTININSITITNNSTINTITNNSTINITTIANNSTINIIINNSTININTITKTNNSTTINTPTTSTSTPVTAPTSTSTPKTAPSTSSSPITAASTSSPSPITAPSTSTSPITAPSTSYQSPVIAKSTSTSSPITPPSTSSPVTAPSTSTASPSPITAPSTSTININIIVITNNSNINIITITNNSTININTITKNRTINIITITNNSTININTITKTNNSTININTITKTNNSTINTITKNRTINIITITNNSTININTITKTNNSTINTITNNSTINIIINIITNNSTINININIITNKSTINIDIITIANNSTINININIITNKSTINIDIITIANNSTINININTITNKSTINIDIITIANNSTINLTSTSSPITARSRSTSSPSPITAPSTSTPSSTPITAPSTPSPITAPLTTTSSPITAPSTPSPTPITAPSTSTIGTININTITNTNNSTINIITINSNSTINIITTNKSTINIYTTTININTITNTNKSTISSNSITNTNNSTINNNTITITNNSTINIINITDNSPFNINTITKNSPININIKSTSNSTINFIITITNNSTNFKTITSNSTINIVNLNSTININTITNSSTINIITITNISPINIITINNTKTSPLTSTPSPPPITALSTSISSPLPITSSI from the exons ATGGGTCTGTATGCTGGGTTTGCACTTGAGCAACAAGTTGAAAATTTCTCCCCACCGAGTTTTGTCCTCAATTCTGAAGGAG CACCATCAACATCACGACCATCACCAATAATAGCATCGACATCAACATCTTCACCAATAACAACACCGTCAACATCAATATCATCAACAACAAAAGTACCGTCAACAACATCATCAACATCACCAATAACAGCACCAAGATCAACACCATCACCAAAACCAATAACAGCAACATCAACATCAATATCATCAAC CAAAATCAACATCAACATCATCACCAGTAACAGCACCATCAACATCATCACCAATaacaccaccatcaacatcatcaccAGTAACAGCACCATCAACATCATCACCAGTAACAGcaccatcaacatcaacagcaTCACCATCACCAATAACAGCACCATCAACACCATCACCAATAACAGCACCATCAACATCACCACCATCGCCAATAACAGcaccatcaacatcatcatcaataACAGCACCATCAATATCAACACCATCACCAAAACCAATAACAGCACCACCATCAACA CACCAacaacatcaacatcaacaccagtaaCAGCAccaacatcaacatcaacaccaaaaACAGcaccatcaacatcatcatcaccaataacagcagcatcaacatcatcaccatcaccaataacagcaccatcaacatcaacatcaCCAATAACAGCACCATCAACATCATATCAATCACCAGTAATAGCAAAATCAACATCAACATCATCACCAATaacaccaccatcaacatcatcaccagtaacagcaccatcaacatcaacagcaTCACCATCACCAATAACAGCACCATCAACATC caccatcaacatcaacatcaTCGTCATCACCAATAATAGCaacatcaacatcatcaccatcaccaataacagcaccatcaacatcaacaccatcaccaaaaacagaaccatcaacatcatcaccatcaccaataacagcaccatcaacatcaacaccatcaCCAAAACCAATAACAgcaccatcaacatcaacaccatcaCCAAAACCAATAACAGCACCATCAACACCATCACCAAAAACAGAAccatcaacatcatcaccatcaccaataacagcaccatcaacatcaacaccatcaCCAAAACCAATAACAGCACCATCAACACCATCACCAATAACAGcaccatcaacatcatcatcaacatcatcaccaataacagcaccatcaacatcaacatcaacatcatcaCCAATAAGAGCACCATCAACATCGACATCATTACCATCGCCAATAACAgcaccatcaacatcaacatcaacatcatcaCCAATAAGAGCACCATCAACATCGACATCATTACCATCGCCAATAACAgcaccatcaacatcaacatcaacaccatcaCCAATAAGAGCACCATCAACATCGACATCATTACCATCGCCAATAACAGCACCATCAACTTAACATCAACATCATCGCCAATAACAGCACGATCAAGATCAACATCATCACCATCACCAATAACAgcaccatcaacatcaacaccatcgTCAACACCAATAACAGCACCATCAACACCATCACCAATAACAGCACCATTAACAACAACATCATCACCAATAACAGCACCGTCAACACCTTCACCAACACCAATAAcagcaccatcaacatcaaccatagg caccatcaacatcaacaccatcaCCAATACCAATAACAGCAccatcaacatcatcaccatcaACAGTAACAGCACCATCAACATCATCACCACCAATAAGAGCACCATCAACATCTacaccaccaccatcaacatcaacaccatcaCCAACACCAATAAGAGCACAATCAGCAGCAACAGCATCACCAACACCAATAACAGCACCATCAACAACAACACCATCACTATCACCAATAACAGCACcatcaacatcatcaacatcaCCGATAACAGTCCCTTCAACATCAACACCATCACCAAAAACAGTCCCATCAACATAAACATCAAGAGCACCAGTAACAGCACCATAAACTTCATCATCACCATCACCAATAACAGCACCAACTTCAAAACCATCACCAGTAACAGCACCATCAACATCGTCAACCTTAACAGCACTATCAACATCAACACCATCACCAATAGCAGCAccatcaacatcatcaccatcaCCAATATCAGTCCCATCAACATCATCACCATAAACAACACCAAAACATCACCATTAACATcaacaccatcaccaccaccaataACAGCACTATCAACATCAATATCATCACCATTGCCAATAACATCATCAATATGA